The Ogataea parapolymorpha DL-1 chromosome III, whole genome shotgun sequence nucleotide sequence TCCAGGTGTACTCTCTGCCCAACGTCAAGACTCCAACTTCCCAGAAACAGTTTTTCAACGGCGAGTCGTGTCAGTTCACCTGGAACGACCTCGGCACCTCCATTCTTGCCCTGGTCAGCACCGATGTGGACTCGTCCAACAAGTCGTACTATGGCCAGACCACGCTGTATTTATTGGGCATTTCGGGAGCCTTCGACCAGCGAATCGCTCTGGACAAAGAGGGGCCGATCCACGACATCACGTGGTCGCCCACGAGCCGTGAGTTTGCCGTGATCTACGGCTACATGCCGTCGCAGACGACGTTTTTCGACGCCAGAGGAAATGCCATCCACTCTCTGCCGCAAAACTCGTCCAACACCATTTTGTTCTCTCCACATGCCAAATTCATCCTGGTGGCAGGATTTGGCAACTTGCAAGGCAATGTCGATATTCTCGATAGACAGAACAAGTTTGCCAAGGTGGCCTCCTTCAAGGCTTCCAACACCTCGGTTTGCAAGTGGTCACCAGATGGCCGCTACATCCTGACGGCCACCACGTCTCCGCGGCTGCGTGTCGACAACTGCGTCAAGATCTGGTACGCCAACGGGTCGCTGTGCTACGTCAAGGAGTTTCCGGAGTTATACAGTGTCGACTGGAGGTTCCAACCGCTGAGCGACTTCCCGCCTATCAAAGGCCTGGACGAGTGCTGCACGCCAGACGTTTCTGCGGTCGAGTATCTGGCCAAAAGGGCCAAGATCTCGTCTGCAGCCGACAAGCCTGCTGGCGCGTACAGACCGCCTCACGCGAGAAACCAGCCGTCCGAGCCGGTGAGAACGTTGGCGCAGAGAGAAGCGTTGCAACGCAAAAAACAAGTGCCGGGTGCAATTCCTGCGAAAAAGGCGATTCCGGGTGCAGTCGAGCCTGCAAAGCCGCAGaaacagcaacagcagaagaagaagaaaggcGAGGAGAAGTCTCAGCCGCAAAAACAGGAGACCGAGGCCGGAGTCATTGGCGGAGTCATCTCGTacgaggagaagaaaattaGAAACctgctgaaaaaattgcGTGCCATCGAACAGCTCAAagtgaagaaggagaacggagagtttctggaagaCACGcaggtgctcaagatccAGACGGAGCGCCAGGTCCGCAAGGAACTGGCTTCTCTAGGCTGGTCTGAATAATTGGAAAGCATCTGTCAATCCCAGATCGGGCATGCCGTGATTTTTAGCTACTACATTTAAATAGATATGAAGTAATTCGGGGGTTATATTTAATCTCATGGTTTCCTCCACCAATGGCGACTCTGCGCTTTTGCAGAACCCCAAACTCCTCAATGCGATCGCCACAAACTATGAGTACTCCAGTTCGATCCCTCTGAAGGTCTGGCTCCGATCCGCCTCCACGATGCTCAAACATGCGCGTTATTACGCCACAGACGGGAACGTCTCGGAAACGTACGTGCTTTACCTGCGATTTGTCGATCTGCTTGCAAACAGGCTCTACAAGCACCCGGAATTGCGCGGCTGGAAACAGCAGAAGGACGGCGCCGCCAATTACCAGATGTACCAGAGCTTGTGCAACAAAATGCCCGAGATCATGAACGAGGCAGAACGCATACGAAAAATCCTGGACGAAAGGTACGCCAggcagcagaaaaaacaggaaCGAGCAATTCAGCGCCGTTCTTCTGTCACAAAGCCCAAGACAGCGTCCGTCATCGCTCCGGTGACTCCCGAACCCCATCCTGAGCTTGACGCAAGTTTGGCTACAAAACTACGTTCgctctcctccagcagcgccaaTAGCTCCCAAATTAAACTAGAGATATCGTATCCCAACGAAATTGCGATAGAGAGCCCCAAATCAGAACCAGTTGCTCAGAAGGAGCCGGCTCCCACCGTTCTCCATAAAACTGTCAATTTCACCGAGGGAGGCTCTCCGCTGAGAACCGTGTTTCTGCCCCCAAAATTAGTGGACGAGTTCCTCGCCATCGCCAGAAGGAACACGTCCAAGAAACTCGAGACCTGTGGAATATTGTGCGGGAAACTTAATAGAAACGCATTCTTCATCAATTATCTCGTCATTCCCGAGCAGGACTCGACTCCCAATACATGCAATACAAAAAACGAGGAAAAACTGTTTGACTTCATTGACAATCTCGACCTGTTCGTGCTAGGATGGATCCATACGCACCCCACACAATCGTGCTTCCTGTCGTCAGTCGATTTACACACACAAAACTCTTACCAAATCATGCTTAATGAAGCTATAGCAGTTGTCTGTTCTCCCAAATTCGAGCGCCAATTGGGGATCTTCAGACTAACAGACCCTCCGGGAATCCCCGTAATCACCAATTGCAACCAGTCGGGGTTCCATCCGCACGAGAGCGATAATCTCTATGTCGAATGTGACCGAACATCAACGAAAACGGGCCATGTGGTGCTAAAAGATTTACCGTTCCAAATCAAAGATCTCCGGTGACTTACTCTACAGCCATTTCACCCTCAAGCTCCTGTTGCGCTAGACTGTCCTTCTGATCATTCTCCTCCAGCTGCGTGCTCAGCaattgtttttccaactcCACCCTAGCAGGCTCTTTCTGCTGATACTCGTTCACTTTCTCGATATACTTGTTCAGATT carries:
- a CDS encoding STAM-binding protein; translated protein: MVSSTNGDSALLQNPKLLNAIATNYEYSSSIPLKVWLRSASTMLKHARYYATDGNVSETYVLYLRFVDLLANRLYKHPELRGWKQQKDGAANYQMYQSLCNKMPEIMNEAERIRKILDERYARQQKKQERAIQRRSSVTKPKTASVIAPVTPEPHPELDASLATKLRSLSSSSANSSQIKLEISYPNEIAIESPKSEPVAQKEPAPTVLHKTVNFTEGGSPLRTVFLPPKLVDEFLAIARRNTSKKLETCGILCGKLNRNAFFINYLVIPEQDSTPNTCNTKNEEKLFDFIDNLDLFVLGWIHTHPTQSCFLSSVDLHTQNSYQIMLNEAIAVVCSPKFERQLGIFRLTDPPGIPVITNCNQSGFHPHESDNLYVECDRTSTKTGHVVLKDLPFQIKDLR
- a CDS encoding Eukaryotic initiation factor (eIF) 2A, encoding MSKVPQIYCRQPRTVQLIQAQPVFKPVENFEAPTLETRCSAYSPDGTLFAYTQPSCVTICEADTGRVLFTIPVGDVFDFQFSPKGTFLTTWSKPTKLDDESGNWANNVTVWKLDLASSAGVSIQSYLNKSQSGWKAQFTSDESIFCRMINMHQIDFFKSHEPGQKAIYSINVKDLGQIQSFKMSPGKNPSLALFVPGSKGKQSYIQVYSLPNVKTPTSQKQFFNGESCQFTWNDLGTSILALVSTDVDSSNKSYYGQTTLYLLGISGAFDQRIALDKEGPIHDITWSPTSREFAVIYGYMPSQTTFFDARGNAIHSLPQNSSNTILFSPHAKFILVAGFGNLQGNVDILDRQNKFAKVASFKASNTSVCKWSPDGRYILTATTSPRLRVDNCVKIWYANGSLCYVKEFPELYSVDWRFQPLSDFPPIKGLDECCTPDVSAVEYLAKRAKISSAADKPAGAYRPPHARNQPSEPVRTLAQREALQRKKQVPGAIPAKKAIPGAVEPAKPQKQQQQKKKKGEEKSQPQKQETEAGVIGGVISYEEKKIRNLLKKLRAIEQLKVKKENGEFLEDTQVLKIQTERQVRKELASLGWSE